From a region of the Neobacillus niacini genome:
- the sufD gene encoding Fe-S cluster assembly protein SufD, whose protein sequence is MTTETNLSFDKDFVRSFSTEMNEPAWMEEFRLKAFELSETLPMPRPDKTKIDKWNFTQFETHTVKSSSYTSLAELPEEVQALIGDEAAAKNLYIQRNMTPAYISLAEELKGQGVIFTDIFTAIREHSELVQKYFLTEAVKIDEHRLIALHAALVNGGAFLYIPKNVEIKEPIHSIYLHDDANTNLFNHVIVVADDNSSVTYVENYLSTLESANGVFNIVTEVIAKAGAKVQYGAVDTLAKGITTYVNRRGSAGRDARIEWALGLMNEGNTISENTTNLMGDGAYGDTKTVVVGRGEQTQNFTTKVVHYGKNTEGYILKHGVMKDSASSIFNGIGHILHGASKSNAEQESRVLMLSEKARGDANPILLIDEDDVTAGHAASVGRVDPVQLYYLMSRGIPKKEAERLVIHGFLAPVVNQLPIEGVKKQLTAVIERKVR, encoded by the coding sequence ATGACAACAGAAACGAATTTATCATTTGATAAAGATTTTGTTCGTTCTTTTTCAACAGAAATGAACGAGCCTGCGTGGATGGAAGAATTTCGTCTAAAAGCATTTGAATTGAGCGAAACTCTGCCAATGCCAAGACCTGATAAAACAAAAATCGATAAGTGGAATTTCACTCAATTTGAAACGCATACTGTAAAAAGTAGCAGCTATACATCACTTGCTGAACTTCCAGAAGAAGTACAAGCGTTAATCGGTGATGAAGCTGCGGCTAAAAATTTATATATTCAGCGGAATATGACACCTGCCTATATTTCTTTAGCAGAGGAATTAAAAGGGCAAGGGGTTATTTTCACAGATATCTTTACGGCCATTCGTGAACATAGCGAACTGGTACAGAAATACTTTCTAACAGAAGCAGTTAAGATTGATGAACATCGCTTGATTGCTTTACATGCAGCGCTGGTTAATGGTGGAGCGTTCTTATACATTCCTAAAAATGTTGAAATAAAAGAGCCTATCCATTCTATTTACTTACATGATGATGCTAATACAAACCTTTTCAATCATGTCATTGTGGTTGCAGATGATAATAGTTCTGTAACATATGTAGAAAACTATTTGTCAACACTTGAATCTGCAAATGGTGTTTTTAATATTGTGACAGAAGTCATCGCAAAAGCTGGTGCCAAAGTTCAGTATGGTGCTGTTGATACTCTTGCGAAGGGCATTACAACCTACGTGAATCGTCGTGGATCTGCAGGCAGAGACGCTCGAATTGAATGGGCCCTTGGATTAATGAATGAAGGAAATACCATCTCAGAAAATACAACAAACCTTATGGGTGATGGTGCCTATGGTGACACCAAAACAGTAGTTGTAGGACGTGGCGAACAAACACAAAACTTTACAACAAAGGTTGTTCATTATGGTAAAAACACTGAAGGTTATATTTTAAAGCATGGAGTTATGAAGGATAGTGCTTCTTCCATTTTTAATGGAATTGGTCATATTTTACATGGCGCATCAAAATCGAATGCAGAACAGGAATCCCGTGTGCTTATGCTTAGTGAAAAAGCACGTGGAGATGCCAACCCAATTCTTCTTATCGATGAAGATGATGTAACAGCGGGTCATGCTGCATCGGTTGGACGTGTTGATCCTGTTCAGCTTTATTATCTAATGAGCCGTGGAATTCCGAAAAAAGAAGCAGAACGCTTGGTCATTCATGGTTTCCTTGCACCTGTAGTAAACCAGCTTCCAATCGAAGGAGTTAAAAAGCAGTTAACTGCAGTAATTGAAAGGAAAGTACGATAA
- a CDS encoding cysteine desulfurase — protein MNVLDIRRQFPILDQEVNGNPLVYLDSSATSQKPIQVIETVERYYKEINSNVHRGVHTLGTRATDAYEGAREKVRKFINAKSTQEVIFTRGTTTSLNTVAASYAAANLNAGDEIVITYMEHHSNIIPWQQVAKRTGAVLKYIPLQEDGTISLEDVKATVTANTRIVSVMQVSNVLGVINPVKEIAKIAHENGAIMVVDGAQSAPHMKIDVQDLDCDFLAFSGHKMCAPTGIGVLYGKKHLLEKMEPIEFGGEMIDFVHLQESTWKELPWKFEAGTPIIAGAIGLGAAIDFLIEIGLDNIAEHEHKLAAYALEKMSSVPGMTIYGPLDAAKRAGLVTFNISDVHPHDVATVLDAEGIAVRAGHHCAQPLMKWLKASATARASFYLYNTEDDIDKLVEGLVKTKEYFSDVF, from the coding sequence ATGAATGTCCTTGATATTCGTCGTCAATTCCCTATTTTAGATCAAGAAGTAAATGGAAACCCACTTGTTTATCTTGATAGTTCAGCTACATCTCAGAAACCAATCCAGGTCATTGAGACAGTGGAAAGATATTATAAAGAAATCAATTCCAATGTTCACCGTGGTGTTCACACACTCGGAACACGTGCAACAGACGCCTACGAGGGAGCAAGGGAAAAGGTTCGTAAGTTTATTAATGCAAAGTCGACCCAAGAAGTTATTTTTACCAGAGGGACAACGACATCTTTAAATACAGTTGCGGCCAGCTATGCAGCTGCGAACTTAAACGCTGGTGACGAGATTGTTATTACGTATATGGAGCACCATAGTAATATCATTCCTTGGCAGCAGGTTGCAAAACGGACGGGAGCAGTATTAAAGTACATCCCGCTTCAGGAAGATGGAACCATATCACTTGAAGATGTTAAAGCAACAGTTACAGCTAATACCCGCATTGTTTCTGTAATGCAGGTTTCAAACGTACTTGGCGTCATTAATCCTGTTAAGGAAATTGCTAAAATTGCTCATGAAAATGGAGCGATTATGGTAGTCGATGGGGCGCAAAGTGCGCCACATATGAAAATTGATGTTCAAGATTTAGACTGTGACTTCTTAGCTTTTTCCGGACATAAGATGTGTGCTCCTACTGGAATAGGGGTACTATACGGCAAAAAGCATTTGTTAGAAAAAATGGAACCAATCGAGTTCGGCGGAGAAATGATTGATTTTGTTCACTTACAAGAATCAACATGGAAAGAGCTTCCGTGGAAGTTTGAAGCGGGAACACCAATCATTGCAGGTGCCATAGGTCTTGGAGCTGCAATCGACTTTTTAATTGAAATTGGCTTAGATAATATTGCCGAACACGAGCATAAGCTTGCGGCCTATGCATTAGAAAAAATGTCATCTGTACCTGGAATGACGATTTACGGGCCATTAGACGCTGCAAAACGTGCAGGTCTGGTTACCTTTAATATTAGTGATGTACATCCGCATGATGTTGCTACAGTTCTTGACGCAGAGGGCATTGCTGTCCGTGCAGGACATCACTGTGCCCAGCCGTTAATGAAGTGGCTGAAGGCGTCAGCGACTGCTCGTGCAAGCTTTTATTTATACAACACAGAAGACGATATTGATAAGCTAGTTGAAGGACTTGTTAAAACAAAGGAGTATTTCAGCGATGTCTTCTAA
- the sufU gene encoding Fe-S cluster assembly sulfur transfer protein SufU, with product MSSNLDALYRQVIMDHYKKPRNRGLLEDGSHTINMNNPTCGDRIQLTFKVEDGIVKDVRFEGEGCSISMSSASMMTQAIKGKKVEEAIRLSKIFSDMIQGKDYDEDVDLGDIEALQGVSKFPARIKCATLAWKAMEKGLTEEEQ from the coding sequence ATGTCTTCTAATTTAGATGCACTTTACCGTCAAGTTATTATGGATCATTATAAAAAACCGCGTAACCGTGGTCTATTAGAGGATGGAAGTCATACCATCAATATGAACAATCCTACTTGCGGAGACCGGATTCAATTAACCTTTAAAGTTGAGGATGGAATCGTAAAGGATGTACGATTTGAAGGGGAAGGCTGCTCCATATCTATGTCATCTGCTTCAATGATGACACAAGCCATAAAAGGGAAAAAAGTAGAGGAAGCTATCCGGCTTTCAAAGATTTTCTCTGATATGATTCAAGGCAAAGATTATGACGAAGATGTTGACCTTGGTGATATTGAAGCACTTCAAGGGGTCTCCAAATTTCCGGCCAGAATCAAATGTGCTACGCTTGCGTGGAAGGCAATGGAAAAAGGGTTAACTGAAGAGGAACAATAA
- the sufB gene encoding Fe-S cluster assembly protein SufB: protein MAKKMPEIGDYKYGFADKDVSIFRSKRGLTSEIVEEISKLKNEPQWMLDFRLKSLEHFYKMPMPQWGGDLGSLNFDEITYYVKPSEKSEKSWDEVPEEIKATFDKLGIPEAEQKYLAGVSAQYESEVVYHNMKVELEDLGIVFKDTDSALRENEDIFREHFGKTIPPTDNKFAALNSAVWSGGSFIYVPPGVKVDTPLQAYFRINSENMGQFERTLIVVDEGAHVHYVEGCTAPVYTTNSLHSAVVEIVIKKDAYCRYTTIQNWANNVFNLVTKRAVCEANATMEWIDGNIGSKLTMKYPAVILKGEGARGMTLSIAIAGKGQHQDAGAKMIHLAPNTSSTIVSKSISKHGGKVTYRGVVHFGRKADGARANIECDTLIMDNQSTSDTIPYNEILNDNISLEHEAKVSKVSEEQLFYLMSRGISEQEATEMIVMGFIEPFTKELPMEYAVEMNRLIKFEMEGSIG, encoded by the coding sequence ATGGCGAAAAAAATGCCGGAAATCGGTGATTATAAATACGGATTTGCCGATAAGGATGTTTCCATATTTCGATCAAAGCGTGGTTTGACAAGTGAAATTGTAGAAGAAATTTCAAAGTTAAAAAACGAACCACAGTGGATGCTTGACTTCCGTTTGAAATCACTCGAGCATTTCTACAAAATGCCGATGCCTCAATGGGGCGGAGATTTAGGCTCTTTAAACTTTGACGAAATCACTTATTATGTAAAACCATCTGAGAAATCGGAAAAATCATGGGATGAAGTCCCTGAAGAAATTAAAGCAACATTTGACAAACTTGGAATTCCTGAAGCAGAGCAAAAGTACCTTGCTGGTGTATCTGCTCAATATGAATCAGAGGTTGTTTACCATAACATGAAGGTAGAACTTGAAGATTTAGGTATCGTATTTAAAGATACTGACTCTGCTTTAAGAGAGAATGAGGATATCTTCCGGGAGCACTTCGGAAAAACGATTCCGCCTACAGATAACAAATTTGCAGCATTAAACTCTGCTGTATGGTCAGGTGGGTCCTTCATCTATGTACCACCAGGTGTTAAAGTCGATACACCTTTACAAGCGTATTTCCGAATTAACTCTGAAAATATGGGACAATTTGAGCGTACCTTAATTGTTGTTGATGAAGGCGCGCATGTTCATTATGTAGAAGGCTGTACAGCACCAGTTTATACTACTAACTCACTTCACAGTGCAGTTGTAGAGATTGTTATTAAAAAGGACGCTTACTGCCGTTACACAACGATTCAAAACTGGGCGAACAATGTATTCAACTTAGTAACCAAGCGTGCAGTTTGTGAAGCGAATGCAACAATGGAATGGATTGATGGTAACATCGGTTCTAAATTAACGATGAAGTACCCAGCCGTTATTTTAAAAGGTGAAGGTGCACGTGGTATGACATTATCGATCGCGATTGCCGGTAAAGGTCAGCACCAGGATGCGGGAGCAAAGATGATTCACTTAGCTCCAAACACATCTTCGACGATCGTTTCTAAGTCAATTTCTAAACATGGCGGTAAAGTAACCTACCGTGGTGTTGTTCACTTCGGACGTAAAGCGGATGGCGCTCGTGCAAATATTGAATGTGATACATTAATTATGGATAATCAGTCTACATCAGATACGATTCCATACAATGAAATCCTAAACGATAATATTTCACTTGAGCACGAAGCAAAAGTTTCTAAAGTCTCTGAAGAACAGCTCTTCTACTTGATGAGCCGTGGTATTTCAGAACAGGAAGCAACTGAAATGATCGTAATGGGCTTTATTGAACCATTTACAAAAGAATTACCAATGGAATACGCAGTCGAAATGAACCGCCTGATCAAGTTTGAAATGGAAGGTTCAATCGGTTAA
- a CDS encoding IS1182 family transposase: MYKPKREIQNEAEFVFIDDLVPQDHLLRKVDKYIDFSFIGEKVRPFYSENNGRPSDPIQLFKMMFIGYFYGIRSERQLEREIQTNVAYRWFLGLKLNDTVPHHSTISWNRRTRFKDTNIFQEIFDEIVFKAINHKMVGGRVLFSDSTHLKANANKHKFSRVEVEVETREYVEDLNKAIEEDRRDHGKKPLKEKEEVTEKKEIRLSTTDPECGFMSRENKQEMFCYLDHRTTDMKFNIITDAYVTAGNVHDSVPYLSRLDRQVERFGFKVEAVALDSGYLTNPICKGLNERNIFGVIAHRRYQSTKGLFPKWKFTYDKDRDLYVCPNGQELQYRTTTREGYREYKSDPKKCTNCPLLPECTKSQNKTKVVTRHVWEEHKEKVRLNRLSKSGKILYKFRKEKVERSFADSKELHGLRYCRLRGLQNASEQVLLTAACQNMKKIATHLARFEKVCGNLQVHSPC; this comes from the coding sequence ATGTATAAGCCAAAAAGAGAAATACAAAACGAAGCTGAATTTGTTTTTATTGATGATTTAGTACCGCAAGATCACCTATTAAGGAAGGTGGACAAGTATATTGATTTTTCTTTTATTGGTGAGAAGGTCCGTCCTTTTTATTCAGAAAATAACGGGCGTCCTTCGGACCCTATACAGCTCTTTAAGATGATGTTTATCGGATATTTTTATGGCATTCGTTCTGAACGACAATTAGAGCGTGAAATTCAGACGAATGTGGCCTATCGATGGTTCTTAGGATTAAAGCTAAACGATACAGTTCCCCATCATTCCACCATTAGTTGGAATCGGCGAACCCGTTTTAAAGATACAAATATATTTCAGGAAATTTTTGATGAGATTGTCTTCAAAGCAATTAACCACAAGATGGTTGGAGGAAGGGTTTTATTTTCCGATTCCACACACCTTAAAGCGAATGCAAACAAACATAAATTCTCTAGAGTTGAAGTGGAAGTTGAAACACGTGAATATGTAGAAGATTTAAACAAAGCTATTGAGGAAGACAGGAGAGATCATGGAAAAAAGCCTTTAAAGGAAAAGGAGGAGGTGACCGAGAAAAAGGAAATACGACTGAGCACAACTGATCCTGAATGCGGGTTTATGTCACGAGAGAATAAACAGGAGATGTTCTGTTATCTTGATCATCGAACTACCGACATGAAGTTCAACATCATAACTGATGCGTATGTTACAGCAGGAAATGTTCACGATTCTGTCCCCTATCTTTCACGGTTAGACCGTCAGGTCGAACGTTTTGGATTTAAAGTAGAAGCTGTGGCACTTGATTCGGGTTACCTGACAAATCCGATTTGTAAGGGACTTAATGAACGCAATATTTTTGGAGTTATCGCTCACAGAAGATATCAATCAACAAAAGGGTTATTTCCTAAATGGAAGTTTACATATGACAAAGATAGAGATTTGTATGTTTGTCCAAATGGTCAGGAGTTACAATATCGTACAACTACAAGAGAAGGTTATCGGGAATATAAGTCAGATCCTAAAAAGTGTACTAACTGCCCACTCCTGCCTGAGTGTACAAAATCTCAAAATAAAACAAAAGTAGTTACCAGACATGTTTGGGAGGAACATAAGGAAAAGGTTCGACTTAACAGACTTTCAAAGTCAGGTAAAATACTATATAAATTTAGAAAAGAAAAAGTAGAGCGAAGCTTCGCAGATTCAAAAGAACTGCATGGGCTTCGCTATTGTAGGTTACGGGGATTGCAAAATGCGAGTGAGCAAGTGTTACTTACCGCAGCATGCCAAAACATGAAAAAGATTGCCACGCACTTAGCCAGGTTTGAAAAAGTGTGTGGCAATCTCCAGGTTCATTCCCCCTGTTGA
- a CDS encoding N-acetylmuramoyl-L-alanine amidase, producing the protein MVKIMLDPGHDINTSGKRAPVGSMREFEFNKATALHVADILSQYNGVEVFLSHDLNDGIDTSLDARAALANRLQVNCLVSIHANAGAASARGIETYIYLNTPTSTNNLARMIHDQTVSITGMVNRGVKRADFAILRETNMDALLIECGFMTNNQDLALLKSDEYRRRCAQGIVNGLAQFYGLTRKAAPAPALAPVPAVTRAPSVVYEAHIENIGWQGPKRNGETAGTTGKSLRLEALTVRLENTDAQLVMEGHVENKGWTTVRTNGEVFGTIGEGLRLEAIRINSDQLTILYRVHVQNIGWTDWKKNGEVAGTTGQALRIEAVEIKLG; encoded by the coding sequence ATGGTGAAAATTATGTTAGATCCTGGCCATGACATTAACACGTCTGGGAAACGTGCCCCAGTTGGAAGTATGCGCGAATTTGAATTTAATAAGGCAACAGCCCTTCATGTGGCCGATATTCTTTCGCAGTATAATGGAGTAGAAGTATTTTTATCTCACGATTTGAACGATGGAATTGATACGAGTCTAGATGCGCGTGCGGCATTAGCAAATCGACTACAAGTAAATTGTCTAGTAAGTATCCATGCGAATGCAGGCGCTGCCTCGGCAAGAGGAATCGAAACCTATATCTACTTAAATACACCTACAAGTACAAATAACTTGGCAAGAATGATTCACGACCAAACTGTTAGCATTACAGGTATGGTTAATCGTGGGGTGAAACGTGCTGATTTTGCTATCTTACGTGAAACTAACATGGACGCACTTTTAATTGAATGTGGGTTTATGACCAATAATCAAGATTTAGCATTACTAAAATCAGATGAATACCGAAGAAGATGTGCCCAAGGTATCGTCAATGGATTGGCTCAATTTTACGGTTTGACTAGGAAAGCAGCACCAGCACCAGCACTAGCACCGGTGCCAGCAGTAACGCGTGCACCCTCTGTTGTGTATGAAGCACATATCGAGAACATCGGGTGGCAAGGACCTAAGAGAAACGGAGAAACAGCGGGAACTACAGGAAAGTCTTTAAGGCTTGAGGCATTAACAGTAAGATTAGAAAATACGGATGCGCAGTTAGTGATGGAAGGCCACGTTGAAAATAAAGGGTGGACAACTGTTAGAACAAACGGTGAAGTCTTTGGAACGATAGGCGAAGGATTACGTTTAGAGGCAATAAGAATAAATAGTGACCAACTTACTATTTTATACAGAGTTCATGTGCAAAATATTGGCTGGACAGATTGGAAGAAAAATGGAGAAGTTGCAGGTACCACAGGGCAAGCGTTACGGATAGAAGCGGTTGAGAT